The following proteins are co-located in the Hyalangium minutum genome:
- the hemL gene encoding glutamate-1-semialdehyde 2,1-aminomutase, which yields MNHSQSKALFTRAQERIPGGVNSPVRAFRGVGGDPVFFREAQGAWMTDVDGNRYVDLVGSWGPLILGHAYPPVVEAIIDAARRGTSYGAPSPGEVELAELICATVPSVEKVRLVSSGTEATVAAIRLARGFTGRDFILKFEGCFHGAGDPFLVKAGSGVETLGLPDSPGVPSALAKLTLTAPFNDLAAVERIFAEKGKEIACAIIEPVVGNMGVLIPKLNYLKDLQELCRKHGVLLVLDEVMTGFRLARGGAQELYGLKPDLSTFAKVAGGGMPLGAYGGRRDIMAKIAPEGPVYQSGTLSGNPVAVAAGLACLKALAAPGTYKRLEQISAMLEEGFVAEAKAAGVPVTLNRVGSMFTVFFTDSPVYDYASAKKADTARFSKFFHAMLHEGVYLPPSQFEAAFVSLAIGEPEVAHILGAAKKAFRTLG from the coding sequence ATGAACCACTCCCAGAGCAAGGCTCTCTTTACCCGCGCGCAGGAGCGCATCCCCGGCGGAGTGAACTCGCCCGTGCGCGCCTTCCGAGGCGTGGGAGGCGACCCCGTCTTCTTCCGCGAGGCCCAGGGCGCGTGGATGACGGATGTGGATGGCAACCGCTATGTGGATCTCGTGGGCAGCTGGGGTCCGCTCATCCTGGGGCACGCCTACCCGCCCGTGGTGGAGGCGATCATCGATGCGGCCCGCCGTGGCACCTCCTATGGCGCCCCCTCTCCGGGCGAGGTGGAACTGGCGGAGCTCATCTGCGCCACCGTGCCCAGCGTGGAGAAGGTGCGCCTGGTCTCCAGCGGCACCGAGGCCACCGTGGCGGCCATTCGCCTGGCGCGCGGCTTTACCGGCCGCGACTTCATCCTCAAGTTCGAGGGCTGCTTCCACGGCGCGGGCGATCCGTTCCTGGTGAAGGCGGGCAGCGGTGTGGAGACGCTGGGGCTGCCGGACTCGCCGGGCGTGCCGTCCGCGCTGGCGAAGCTCACCCTCACCGCGCCCTTCAATGACCTGGCGGCGGTGGAGCGCATCTTCGCGGAGAAGGGCAAGGAGATCGCCTGCGCCATCATCGAGCCGGTGGTGGGCAACATGGGCGTGCTCATCCCCAAGCTGAACTACCTGAAGGACCTCCAGGAGCTGTGCCGCAAGCACGGCGTGCTGCTGGTGCTGGACGAGGTGATGACGGGCTTCCGGCTCGCGCGCGGAGGGGCGCAGGAGCTGTACGGGCTGAAGCCGGACCTCTCGACGTTCGCGAAGGTGGCGGGCGGCGGCATGCCGCTGGGCGCGTACGGCGGGCGACGCGACATCATGGCGAAGATCGCGCCCGAGGGCCCCGTGTACCAGTCCGGCACGCTGTCGGGGAACCCGGTGGCGGTGGCTGCGGGTCTGGCGTGCCTCAAGGCGCTGGCGGCGCCGGGCACCTACAAGCGGCTGGAGCAGATCAGCGCCATGTTGGAGGAGGGGTTCGTGGCCGAGGCGAAGGCGGCCGGGGTGCCTGTCACCCTCAACCGCGTGGGCAGCATGTTCACCGTCTTCTTCACGGACAGCCCGGTGTACGACTACGCCAGCGCGAAGAAGGCGGACACGGCACGCTTCTCCAAGTTCTTCCACGCCATGCTGCACGAGGGCGTCTACCTGCCGCCGAGCCAGTTCGAGGCGGCCTTCGTCTCGCTGGCCATCGGCGAGCCGGAGGTGGCGCACA
- a CDS encoding serine/threonine-protein kinase PknK, protein MQLGDLIAGRFELKRRAGTGGMGEVFQALDAETGRLVAIKVLHDANDRDRFEQEARALSELYHPAIVRPVAYGATSGGAPYLAMEWLEGEDLASLLRRRRLGADEAIRLTCRIASALGEAHSRGLIHRDIKPANLFIERDDVSQARLLDFGIARFQGQARLTRTNAPLGTPGYMAPEQARGDPELTPAMDIFSLGCVLFEVLAGRPAFEGQHMMAILAKLIFMEAPPLEASRPDLAPELASLVARMLAKEPASRPQDGMALLVELTALEALLAPGMAQERTPVPVPPPGSLTEHEQRMVSVVMMGPGKPGGQDAEAWTLPPEVWRIAQEAGGNQERLADGSITVTFGGPGIVKDQVTLASRFALALRGHDPEVPIALATGRGATRKDSALGEALERAAQRIALHDAHGPGPFPVAIDSTTAALLDPRFEWREGTQGPELWGERDQPGTARTLLGKPTPYVGRDIELRMFEQAFDTCVEEPSAQVFLVTAPAGMGKSRLAREFINFIRGRAPEAAIWQGRADSSRAGSSLHLLGHALRGALGLHGSTSLEVQREKLRARFGGPQAPPDTLRLCEFLGELVGVPFLEPSSPQLAAARQDPQLMAEQLQRTFEEFLLAECATRPVVLIFDDLHWGDAASLRFVDQALQQARLRPVFVLGLARPEVHSRFPRLWSRHSPQEIRLRSLSARASQRLVRSVLGEALTEPELERLVARSEGNAFYLEELIRAVAEGQSALPDTVVGMVQSRLAALEPDARRVLRAASVYGEVFWRSATVALLGGMRTNQALDWLLLLVQREVLVRRPESRFPGEEEFSFRHALLREGAYALLTEEDRVLGHRLAGEWLEQHGEGDALALAEHFEKGKELERAAWLYVRAVDRAAEADDSEAILFCTERGLHCCNSHGEQRGALLSLKASVHVARAQYTEAIALSSEALDLLPAGSRRWYMTFHHLLPAVAFTQPAAFMDCARRFLDVPPNPEARVEYIRAGSWLFAMLEVTGAKDIAHSLYLRIQQESTHLDPNDSSAWAYVWGCNASHWHLAENAPWRCMQSNAEAVHRYERSELWRQRIIVGAHQGKALTDLGDSAGAEAVLRENLQVAERRGEAMPLTYARTYLARNQAIALPVDRLGEAEELARAAIAGENQSLLGPAHGALATIALRRGELEAAEAEARTACEWVKPFPTYSWDLVALRARILLSMGRVQEALSLSEETLRQFEHIGMTGQGEIDLRLAVAEAREAAGQSEAAREMLQLTLPRLRVRMEDIPSAEARARYLTQVRAHARLLELAREKLGREAVRAEGLEIAD, encoded by the coding sequence ATGCAGCTGGGAGATCTCATAGCCGGGCGCTTCGAGCTCAAGAGGCGTGCAGGGACCGGCGGAATGGGCGAGGTCTTCCAGGCGCTCGACGCGGAGACGGGCCGCCTCGTCGCAATCAAGGTCCTCCACGACGCCAACGATCGCGACCGGTTCGAGCAGGAGGCCCGCGCGCTCAGTGAGCTCTACCACCCGGCCATCGTCCGCCCCGTGGCCTATGGGGCGACTTCGGGGGGCGCTCCTTACCTCGCCATGGAGTGGCTGGAGGGGGAAGACCTCGCCTCGCTCTTGCGGCGGCGGCGGCTCGGCGCGGACGAAGCCATCCGGCTCACGTGCCGCATCGCCAGCGCGCTCGGAGAGGCGCACAGCCGAGGGCTGATCCACCGGGACATCAAACCCGCCAACCTCTTCATCGAGCGCGACGACGTGAGCCAGGCGCGGCTGCTGGACTTCGGCATCGCCCGGTTCCAGGGGCAGGCGCGGCTGACGCGGACGAACGCCCCCCTGGGGACACCCGGCTACATGGCTCCCGAGCAGGCCCGGGGCGATCCGGAGCTGACGCCCGCGATGGACATCTTCTCGCTCGGCTGCGTGCTCTTCGAGGTGCTCGCGGGCAGGCCCGCCTTCGAGGGCCAGCACATGATGGCCATCCTGGCCAAGCTCATCTTCATGGAGGCGCCTCCGCTCGAGGCCTCGCGCCCCGACCTTGCCCCCGAGCTCGCCTCGCTCGTGGCGAGGATGCTCGCGAAGGAGCCCGCCTCGCGCCCTCAGGATGGCATGGCGCTGCTCGTGGAGCTCACGGCGCTCGAAGCGCTGCTGGCCCCTGGCATGGCTCAGGAGCGGACGCCGGTCCCGGTGCCGCCCCCGGGCTCTCTCACCGAGCACGAGCAGCGCATGGTCTCGGTGGTGATGATGGGCCCTGGCAAGCCGGGAGGGCAGGACGCGGAGGCCTGGACTCTCCCCCCCGAGGTGTGGCGCATCGCCCAGGAGGCAGGCGGCAACCAGGAGCGCCTCGCGGACGGCTCCATCACCGTGACGTTTGGCGGCCCAGGCATCGTCAAGGATCAGGTGACGCTCGCCTCGCGGTTCGCGCTCGCGCTGCGCGGGCACGACCCGGAGGTACCCATCGCGCTCGCCACGGGCCGGGGGGCCACACGCAAGGACTCGGCCCTCGGCGAGGCCCTCGAGCGGGCGGCTCAGCGTATTGCCCTGCATGACGCCCACGGCCCGGGCCCGTTCCCCGTGGCCATCGACAGCACGACCGCGGCGCTGCTGGATCCGCGCTTCGAGTGGAGGGAGGGCACGCAGGGGCCGGAGCTCTGGGGCGAGCGGGATCAGCCTGGAACGGCGAGGACGCTGCTCGGAAAGCCCACGCCCTATGTGGGCCGGGACATCGAACTGCGGATGTTCGAGCAGGCCTTCGACACCTGCGTGGAGGAGCCCTCGGCGCAGGTGTTCCTCGTCACGGCCCCAGCGGGGATGGGGAAGTCCCGCTTGGCTCGCGAGTTCATCAACTTCATCCGAGGACGGGCTCCAGAGGCCGCCATCTGGCAGGGACGGGCGGACTCCTCGCGCGCGGGCTCTTCGCTGCACCTGCTCGGCCACGCGCTGCGGGGCGCGCTCGGGCTCCACGGCAGCACCTCCCTGGAGGTCCAGCGGGAGAAGCTGCGAGCCCGCTTCGGCGGGCCCCAGGCCCCCCCGGACACGCTGCGGCTGTGTGAGTTCCTCGGAGAGCTGGTGGGCGTGCCCTTCCTGGAGCCGAGCAGCCCTCAGCTCGCCGCCGCGAGGCAGGATCCCCAGCTCATGGCCGAGCAGCTCCAGCGCACCTTCGAGGAGTTCCTGCTGGCCGAGTGCGCGACGCGCCCCGTGGTGCTCATCTTCGATGATCTGCACTGGGGAGATGCCGCGAGCTTGCGCTTCGTGGATCAGGCGCTGCAGCAGGCCCGGCTCCGGCCCGTGTTCGTGCTGGGCCTGGCGAGGCCGGAGGTCCACTCGCGCTTCCCCCGGCTCTGGAGCAGGCACAGCCCTCAGGAGATCCGCCTGCGCTCCCTGTCGGCCCGGGCGAGCCAGCGGCTGGTCCGGTCTGTCCTGGGCGAAGCGCTCACAGAGCCGGAGCTCGAACGGCTGGTGGCCCGATCCGAGGGCAACGCCTTCTACCTGGAGGAACTGATCCGCGCGGTGGCCGAGGGTCAGAGTGCACTGCCGGACACGGTGGTGGGCATGGTGCAGTCGCGGCTCGCGGCGCTCGAGCCCGATGCGCGGCGGGTGCTCCGGGCCGCGAGCGTCTATGGTGAGGTCTTCTGGAGGAGCGCCACCGTGGCCCTGCTGGGGGGCATGCGCACGAACCAGGCCCTGGACTGGCTCCTGCTGCTGGTTCAGCGTGAGGTGCTCGTGCGCCGCCCGGAGAGCCGCTTCCCCGGTGAGGAGGAGTTCTCCTTCCGGCACGCCCTGCTGCGGGAGGGAGCCTATGCGCTGCTGACCGAGGAGGATCGCGTGCTGGGGCACCGCCTCGCGGGCGAGTGGCTGGAGCAGCATGGCGAGGGCGACGCGCTGGCGCTCGCGGAGCACTTCGAGAAGGGCAAGGAGCTGGAGCGTGCCGCCTGGCTCTATGTGCGGGCCGTAGATCGCGCCGCCGAGGCCGATGACTCCGAGGCCATCCTGTTCTGCACGGAGCGAGGCCTTCACTGCTGCAACTCCCACGGCGAGCAACGGGGTGCCTTGCTGAGCCTGAAGGCCAGTGTGCACGTGGCGCGGGCGCAGTACACGGAGGCCATCGCGCTCAGCTCCGAGGCGCTGGACCTGCTGCCCGCGGGGAGCAGGCGTTGGTACATGACGTTCCACCACCTCCTTCCCGCCGTCGCCTTCACCCAGCCGGCGGCCTTCATGGACTGCGCACGGCGCTTCCTGGACGTGCCGCCCAACCCCGAGGCACGGGTCGAGTACATCCGGGCAGGCTCGTGGCTGTTCGCCATGCTCGAAGTCACCGGCGCCAAGGACATCGCCCACAGCCTGTACTTGCGGATCCAGCAGGAGAGCACCCACCTGGATCCGAATGACTCCAGCGCGTGGGCTTACGTCTGGGGGTGCAATGCCAGCCACTGGCACCTCGCGGAGAACGCCCCCTGGAGATGCATGCAGTCCAACGCGGAGGCCGTACACCGGTACGAGCGGTCCGAGCTCTGGCGGCAGCGGATCATCGTCGGCGCCCATCAGGGCAAGGCGCTCACGGACCTCGGGGACTCCGCTGGCGCCGAGGCCGTCCTGAGAGAGAACCTGCAGGTGGCCGAGCGGCGGGGCGAGGCAATGCCGCTTACCTACGCGCGGACTTACCTGGCGCGGAATCAGGCCATCGCCTTGCCAGTCGATCGGCTCGGTGAGGCGGAGGAGCTCGCACGTGCGGCAATCGCCGGAGAGAACCAGTCGCTGCTGGGCCCCGCCCATGGCGCGCTGGCCACCATCGCGCTCCGGCGCGGCGAGCTCGAGGCTGCCGAAGCCGAGGCTCGCACCGCCTGCGAGTGGGTGAAGCCCTTCCCGACCTATTCCTGGGATCTCGTCGCGCTCCGAGCCCGGATCCTGCTCTCGATGGGGCGTGTCCAGGAGGCGCTGTCTCTCAGCGAGGAGACGCTGCGGCAGTTCGAGCACATCGGGATGACGGGCCAGGGGGAGATTGACCTGCGACTGGCCGTCGCGGAGGCCCGCGAGGCCGCCGGCCAATCCGAGGCCGCACGGGAGATGCTCCAGCTCACCCTGCCCCGGCTCCGGGTGCGGATGGAGGACATTCCCAGCGCCGAGGCGCGTGCGCGCTACCTCACCCAGGTCCGGGCCCATGCGCGGCTGCTCGAGCTGGCGCGGGAAAAGCTGGGCCGCGAGGCCGTGCGCGCCGAGGGATTGGAAATCGCGGACTGA
- a CDS encoding DUF6929 family protein: MIRTTQRRTLTLEAPEQPGRPAHVSAASGLVAVGPWLYVVADDALHLAVFPREGTAPGRSVRLFPGELPLEHRERKAAKPDLEALCLLAPFEGCPHGALLAMPSGSTAERQRGALLPLAADGTLAGGARLLDFTALYSQLARELGPLNVEGAAVSGARLRLLQRGNGDQGTDALVDLDHERIIRALVTGRDPGPETVRTVKRWELGRAGGVRLSFTDASPLPDGRIIFTAAAEDTRDTYADGQVTGSAVGVLAPDGAPLFLDGVDAKVKLEGVSARVEGGRVHLLLVADADDPAVPAPLLEAVLEGVPASLR; the protein is encoded by the coding sequence ATGATTCGCACCACTCAGCGGCGGACCCTCACGCTGGAGGCGCCGGAGCAGCCCGGGCGCCCCGCACATGTCTCGGCGGCCAGCGGCCTCGTGGCGGTGGGCCCGTGGCTCTATGTCGTCGCGGATGATGCGCTCCACCTCGCCGTCTTCCCGCGTGAGGGCACAGCCCCCGGGAGAAGCGTCCGCCTCTTCCCGGGCGAGCTGCCCCTGGAGCACCGGGAGCGCAAGGCGGCCAAGCCGGACCTGGAGGCGCTCTGCCTGCTGGCGCCCTTCGAGGGCTGCCCTCATGGAGCGCTGCTGGCGATGCCCTCGGGCTCCACGGCGGAGCGGCAGCGCGGCGCGCTCCTTCCGCTGGCGGCAGATGGAACGCTGGCGGGCGGGGCGCGCCTGCTGGACTTCACGGCGCTGTACTCCCAGCTGGCGCGGGAGCTGGGGCCATTGAACGTGGAGGGTGCGGCGGTGTCGGGGGCCCGGCTGCGGCTGCTCCAGCGCGGCAACGGAGACCAGGGAACGGACGCGCTGGTGGACCTGGACCATGAGCGGATCATCCGCGCGCTGGTGACGGGACGGGACCCGGGCCCCGAGACGGTGCGAACCGTGAAGCGCTGGGAGCTGGGCCGAGCCGGTGGAGTGCGGCTGTCCTTCACCGACGCCTCGCCGCTGCCGGATGGGCGCATCATCTTCACCGCCGCCGCCGAGGACACGCGAGACACCTACGCCGATGGCCAGGTCACCGGCTCGGCGGTGGGAGTACTGGCGCCGGATGGCGCGCCGCTGTTCCTGGACGGGGTGGACGCGAAGGTAAAGCTGGAGGGCGTGAGCGCGCGCGTGGAGGGTGGACGCGTACACCTGCTGCTGGTCGCGGACGCGGATGATCCGGCCGTGCCGGCCCCCCTGCTGGAAGCGGTGCTGGAGGGCGTGCCCGCCTCCCTCCGCTGA
- a CDS encoding BMP family lipoprotein, translating to MRLVSRSLLLVLTLSSVIACKSQKEEPPAPAKAPAAAAAAPATEKLRIGLVLGLGGRGDQSFNDSALRGLELWAAGVKYEGNTYKEASPEELRASLAPELTRHEPPITPLGITPSILQSRVQEDYEPNLQLMVDQDPALIIGVGFMLENAVEVVAQRNPGKQFLLVDTPLFNAQNEPYTLPNVRTVTYRAEEGCYLAGAMAGLATKGNKIGFVGGMQIPLVKQYEAGFRAGVAATNPQATVVSNYTGSFTNFALGKQVGQDLVAKGMDVIFAAAGVDGLGAIQAVKEAREAGKSLFVIGVDSDQFHLAPQAMLTTVLKRVDLTVYESVRDRVQGRFQGGARTLGLKEGGIALAPVRLDFPGKEEALRRIEELKAKLIAGEIRIPADPSELPPAGKPAP from the coding sequence ATGCGCCTGGTCTCTCGCAGCCTCCTCCTCGTCCTCACGCTGTCCTCGGTCATCGCCTGCAAGAGTCAGAAGGAGGAGCCTCCCGCCCCTGCCAAGGCTCCCGCCGCCGCGGCCGCTGCCCCCGCCACGGAGAAGCTGCGCATCGGGCTGGTCCTCGGACTGGGCGGACGCGGGGATCAGTCCTTCAATGACTCGGCGTTGCGAGGCCTGGAGCTCTGGGCCGCGGGCGTGAAGTACGAGGGGAACACATATAAGGAGGCCTCGCCGGAGGAGCTCCGCGCCTCGCTCGCCCCGGAGCTGACGCGGCACGAGCCGCCCATCACCCCGCTGGGCATCACCCCCTCCATCCTGCAGAGCCGCGTCCAAGAGGACTATGAGCCCAACCTTCAGCTCATGGTGGATCAGGACCCGGCGCTGATCATCGGCGTGGGCTTCATGCTGGAGAACGCGGTGGAGGTGGTGGCCCAGCGCAACCCGGGCAAGCAGTTCCTCCTCGTCGACACCCCGCTGTTCAACGCGCAGAACGAGCCGTACACCCTGCCCAACGTGCGCACGGTGACGTACCGGGCCGAGGAGGGCTGCTACCTGGCGGGGGCGATGGCGGGGCTCGCCACGAAGGGGAACAAGATTGGCTTCGTGGGGGGCATGCAGATCCCCCTGGTGAAGCAGTACGAGGCGGGCTTCCGCGCGGGCGTGGCCGCCACCAATCCTCAGGCGACCGTGGTGTCCAACTACACGGGCAGCTTCACCAATTTCGCCCTCGGCAAGCAGGTGGGGCAGGACCTGGTGGCCAAGGGCATGGACGTCATCTTCGCGGCGGCCGGCGTGGACGGGCTCGGCGCCATCCAGGCCGTCAAGGAGGCGCGGGAGGCAGGCAAGTCCCTCTTCGTCATCGGCGTGGACTCGGACCAGTTCCACCTGGCTCCCCAGGCGATGCTCACCACGGTGCTGAAGCGGGTGGACTTGACGGTCTACGAGTCCGTGCGCGACCGGGTCCAGGGCCGCTTCCAGGGCGGCGCGCGGACGCTGGGCTTGAAGGAGGGAGGCATCGCGCTGGCTCCGGTGCGCCTGGACTTCCCGGGCAAAGAGGAGGCGCTGCGCAGAATCGAGGAGCTGAAGGCGAAGCTCATCGCCGGAGAGATCCGCATCCCCGCGGACCCCAGTGAGCTTCCGCCGGCAGGCAAGCCCGCTCCCTGA
- a CDS encoding tetratricopeptide repeat protein has product MGFWVGCRETPADHLQRARDAVFEKRPDEALVEYRKAFDLLRRDESAPALVLRARALKGAGDVYWLEQRKVKEAVSVYKELVQQCPESPEALEARIILAELLRMHYRDLRGAIDQLAAALQRNPPQGAELQYQVAKLYFELGDYAQCELEARKLGERFATSAFVDDAVFLQAQAVHMMEGRRQEASRIYADLRSRFPDSELAPHALVEMGKIRAEAGENEKAIELWVEALKTHPDPNLVQDYISRARRRITETTPEAVGQKAVAFDHGKAPARPPRNSVEAVGGSADEAARDHGD; this is encoded by the coding sequence ATGGGCTTCTGGGTGGGGTGCCGCGAGACGCCTGCCGACCATCTCCAGCGCGCCCGGGATGCCGTCTTCGAGAAGCGCCCGGACGAGGCGCTCGTCGAGTACCGCAAGGCCTTTGACTTGCTGCGGCGGGATGAGTCCGCCCCCGCGCTGGTGCTGCGCGCCCGCGCCCTCAAGGGCGCCGGCGACGTGTACTGGCTGGAGCAGCGCAAGGTGAAGGAGGCCGTCAGCGTCTACAAGGAGCTCGTCCAGCAGTGCCCCGAGTCTCCCGAGGCGCTCGAGGCCCGCATCATCCTCGCGGAGCTGCTGCGCATGCATTACCGCGACCTGCGCGGCGCCATTGATCAGCTCGCCGCCGCGCTCCAGCGCAACCCGCCCCAGGGCGCCGAGCTCCAGTACCAGGTGGCCAAGCTCTACTTCGAGCTGGGCGACTACGCGCAGTGCGAGCTGGAGGCCCGCAAGCTGGGTGAGCGCTTCGCCACCAGCGCCTTCGTGGATGACGCCGTGTTCCTCCAGGCCCAGGCTGTCCACATGATGGAGGGCCGGCGCCAGGAGGCCTCGCGCATCTACGCGGACCTGCGCTCGCGCTTCCCGGATTCGGAGCTGGCCCCACACGCCTTGGTGGAGATGGGGAAGATCCGCGCCGAAGCGGGTGAGAACGAGAAGGCCATCGAGCTGTGGGTCGAGGCCCTCAAGACGCACCCGGACCCCAACCTGGTGCAGGACTACATCTCCCGCGCCCGCCGGCGCATCACCGAGACTACTCCCGAGGCCGTGGGCCAGAAGGCCGTCGCCTTCGACCACGGCAAGGCGCCCGCCCGTCCTCCGCGCAACTCGGTGGAGGCCGTGGGCGGCAGCGCCGACGAGGCCGCGCGCGACCACGGCGACTGA